GTAAATGTATAGAATACAAATTTGTCGTCGTTGTTACCTCCAAAACCCGAGCAAGTACCCAAGCCCGGGAGTTTTACTTCGTTTTCTAGCTTACCACTGGTACTATATACATATACACGAGTTGTAACGTCTTTGAGGTACGACAAAAACAGCTTTCCTCCCGCCGACTGAGCTCCTTGTAATGGTTCTGGTTTTTCTGGCACAAGGTTTTTCCAAGATTTGTCTGCTGGATTATACAATTCAATCTTCGAGTTTTGAGCTTTTTCGTTGGTTTCGATCAAAAACTTATCACCAACGTTGTCAATCACCGAATAAGAAAAATCGCCCACTTTGGCCACAATAGGGGTAAATTGTTTGTCATCTGCTTTTTTGAAAAACAAAGCGTTACCTTCTTTACCTTTTCCTCGGTCGCTTACAATCAAAATAGCAAACTTTTCATCTTCGGTAACTTGCAAATAATGGAATCGTTGTGGGTTAGCAGGGTCTTCGTGTATCAATTTATCGGCCGACTGAGCTGTACCTACTTCATGATACCATACTTGGTGATTTTCATTTTTGGCAGCCAATGCACTTCCCTCTGGCTTAGGATAACGGCTATAATAAAAGCCATTACCTTGCCACGATAAAATAGATACTTTAATCCACTCTATTTTATCAGACAAATTTTGTTTGGTAGTAAGATCCATCACAAAAGCATCTTGCCAGTCAGAACCACCCTTCGACAAAGTATAAGCGGCGTACTTTCCATTTTTAGAAATCACAAAACTCTGCAAACGAGTAGTTCCATCGGGCGAAAGTTGGTTGGGGTCAAGTACCACCTCAGGCGAGCCATCGAGTCCTTTTTGACGGTACAATACCGACTGGTTTTGCAAACCATTATTTTTATAGAAATAATACCAGTCATTTTTGCGAGAAGGTGCCGAAAACTTAGGGTAATTAAATACCTTTTCGATACGCTGCTTTAGAGCAGCCCGATGTGGTATTTTGTCTAAATAATCGAATGTAACCTTATTTTGCTCTTTTACCCATTGAGCCGTTTCGGCCGAACGGTCGTTTTCAAGCCAACGATAAGGGTCGGCTACTTCAGTACCATGATAATTGTCTACTTGATTAACCTTTGCGGTGTTGGGATATTGCCATTGAGCCATACTAAGAATCGGAGCTAGTACCAAAGACGATACCAGTGTGAGCGTTTTGTTCATTAGATAGATACTTTTAGATTGTTGACAAACATTCTTTCTCTCGAAAATAAGGATAAATCTGCAAAAAATGAATTTTCACGAATCTATCACCTTGGCTTTGGTCTCACAAAAAACATACTTGGTCGGCAAATACCAAACCCATAAACTCGTTTATTGTTGATGACCAACACTTTGTTTAAGTTTGTAAAAAAAAAAGCAGTGAA
The DNA window shown above is from Flectobacillus major DSM 103 and carries:
- a CDS encoding prolyl oligopeptidase family serine peptidase, coding for MNKTLTLVSSLVLAPILSMAQWQYPNTAKVNQVDNYHGTEVADPYRWLENDRSAETAQWVKEQNKVTFDYLDKIPHRAALKQRIEKVFNYPKFSAPSRKNDWYYFYKNNGLQNQSVLYRQKGLDGSPEVVLDPNQLSPDGTTRLQSFVISKNGKYAAYTLSKGGSDWQDAFVMDLTTKQNLSDKIEWIKVSILSWQGNGFYYSRYPKPEGSALAAKNENHQVWYHEVGTAQSADKLIHEDPANPQRFHYLQVTEDEKFAILIVSDRGKGKEGNALFFKKADDKQFTPIVAKVGDFSYSVIDNVGDKFLIETNEKAQNSKIELYNPADKSWKNLVPEKPEPLQGAQSAGGKLFLSYLKDVTTRVYVYSTSGKLENEVKLPGLGTCSGFGGNNDDKFVFYTFTSFTFPPTIYRYDIATQKSTLFRKPELSFDPAAFETKQVFYASKDGTKVPMFITYKKGLKLDSQNPTLLYAYGGFNISSLPAFSATLIPFLEQGGVYALANIRGGAEYGEKWHEAGMKLKKQNVYDDFIAAGEYLIAQKYCDNQHLALRGGSNGGLLVGAVINQRPDLCKVAFPQVGVMDMLRYHKFTIGWNWSPEYGNADDAVDFKNLYGYSPLHNIKQGVAYPATMATTADHDDRVVPAHSFKYIATLQEKAGASSANPLLIRVDVNSGHGASNTAKSIEQTADIYAFLFYNMGFTPKNL